The Benincasa hispida cultivar B227 chromosome 9, ASM972705v1, whole genome shotgun sequence genome has a segment encoding these proteins:
- the LOC120087283 gene encoding LIM domain-containing protein WLIM1, protein MAFAGTTQKCMACDKTVYLVDKLTADNRVYHKACFRCHHCNGTLKLSNYNSFEGVLYCRPHFDQLFKRTGSLDKSFEGTPKIGKPEKPADSEKPAATKLASMFVGTKDKCLGCKNTVYPTEKVSVNGTSYHKSCFKCCHGGCTISPSNYIAHEGRLYCKHHHTQLIKEKGNLSQLEGSH, encoded by the exons ATGGCTTTTGCAGGAACCACCCAGAAATGCATGGCTTGCGACAAGACTGTCTATTTAGTCGACAAGCTCACTGCTGACAATCGTGTCTACCACAAAGCTTGCTTCCGCTGTCACCACTGCAATGGAACTCTCAAG TTAAGCAATTACAATTCGTTTGAAGGGGTGCTTTATTGTCGGCCACACTTTGATCAGCTCTTTAAAAGAACTGGAAGCTTAGACAAAAGCTTTGAAG GGACGCCAAAGATTGGGAAACCGGAGAAACCGGCTGATTCTGAG AAACCAGCAGCGACTAAGCTTGCAAGTATGTTCGTGGGTACTAAAGACAAGTGCCTTGGCTGTAAGAACACAGTTTATCCAACTGAAAAg gTTTCAGTGAATGGAACCTCGTACCATAAGAGCTGCTTCAAGTGCTGCCATGGCGGATGTACAATCAGCCCATCAAATTACATTGCACATGAAGGACGACTTTACTGCAAACATCACCATACCCAACTcatcaaagaaaaaggaaactTGAGCCAGCTGGAAGGAAGCCATTAA
- the LOC120086868 gene encoding GPN-loop GTPase QQT1 has protein sequence MVFGQVVIGPPGSGKTTYCNGMSQFLQLIGRKVAVINLDPANDSLPYECAVNIEDLIKLSDVMMEHSLGPNGGLVYCMDYLEKNIDWLQARLAPLLKDHYLLFDFPGQVELFSLHSNAKNVIKKLIKNLNLRLTAVHLVDAHLCSDPGKYVSALLLSLSTMLHLDLPHVNVLSKIDLIENYGRLAFNLDFYTDVQDLSYLQHHLDQDPRSAKYRKLTKELCGVIEDFGLVDFTTLDIQDKESVGNLVKLIDKTNGYIFAGMEASAVEFSKIAVGATDWDYYRVAAVQEKYMDDETLKFDD, from the exons ATGGTATTTGGGCAAGTTGTAATCGGTCCGCCTGGTTCAGGAAAGACTACCTACTGTAATGGCATGTCTCAATTTTTGCAACTAATCGGAAG GAAGGTTGCTGTCATTAACTTGGATCCTGCTAACGATTCATTACC CTATGAATGCGCTGTAAACATTGAGGATCTGATCAAGTTAAGTGATGTGATGATGGAACATTCTCTTGGTCCCAATGGAG GCTTGGTTTATTGCATGGATTATCTGGAGAAAAATATAGATTGGTTGCAAGCTAGATTGGCACCTCTTTTGAAAG ATCATTATCTCCTATTCGATTTTCCAGGACAAGTTGAATTATTTTCCCTACACTCCAATGCCAAGAATGTTATAAAGAAACTCATTAAGAATTTGAATCTGAGG TTGACTGCAGTGCATTTAGTTGATGCTCATCTTTGCAGTGACCCTGGGAAGTATGTTAGTGCACTGCTGCTCTCTTTATCAACCATGTTGCATCTGGATCTCCCACACGTTAATGTCTTATCTAAGATTGATTTAATTGAGAACTATGGAAGGCTAG CTTTTAATCTTGACTTCTATACGGATGTGCAAGACTTATCATACCTACAACATCATCTTGACCAAGATCCTCGCTCTGCCAAGTACAG AAAGCTCACTAAGGAGCTTTGTGGTGTAATTGAAGATTTTGGTTTAGTCGATTTTACAACCTTAGATATCCAG GATAAAGAGAGTGTAGGAAATCTAGTTAAGCTAATAGACAAGACCAATGGGTACATTTTTGCTGGTATGGAAGCAAGTGCAGTTGAATTCAGCAAGATTGCAGTTGGTGCTACGGATTGGGACTATTACAG AGTTGCAGCAGTGCAAGAGAAGTACATGGATGATGAAACTCTAAAGTTCGATGACTGA
- the LOC120086521 gene encoding uncharacterized protein LOC120086521, with product MALHESVSPNSTPKKSRNGHKTHNKDKKNPYSDRGLDKFSALLTDLDEKRKKIYSQTDPEDIVMVRFAYKNSDECVPVVVKQKDKKEDKNSNDSDAMAIKSQQNKQLTTHKNKNNLVRARNLRRLSKPSYYIAAIVILILFLLSVFGRSVTILCTCIAWYLVPVLKQSSSKSRRKEKVRILVPNKMEKQPDGSSALSSPIQAHRRSG from the coding sequence ATGGCTCTTCATGAATCAGTTTCTCCCAATTCCACTCCCAAAAAGTCCAGAAATGGACATAAAACCCATAACAAAGACAAGAAAAATCCTTACTCCGACCGTGGCCTCGACAAATTCTCTGCCCTTTTAACCGATCTTGatgagaaaaggaagaaaatttaCTCTCAAACTGACCCTGAAGACATAGTTATGGTCCGTTTTGCTTACAAGAATTCAGATGAGTGTGTTCCTGTCGTGGTGAAACAGAAGGACAAGAAAGAAGACAAGAACTCGAATGATTCAGACGCCATGGCGATTAAGTCTCAACAGAACAAACAATTAACAACTCACAAGAACAAGAACAACCTCGTACGTGCGAGAAATTTGAGGAGATTGAGCAAACCATCTTATTATATTGCAGCCATAGTGATACTGATTCTGTTTTTGTTGAGTGTTTTTGGGAGATCAGTGACCATTTTGTGCACTTGTATTGCTTGGTATTTGGTCCCTGTTTTGAAACAGAGTTCATCGAAATCAAGACGAAAGGAAAAGGTAAGGATTTTGGTTCCAAATAAGATGGAAAAACAACCAGATGGATCCTCTGCTCTTTCTTCTCCAATTCAAGCTCATCGCAGAAGTGGGTGA